DNA sequence from the Methanolobus sp. ZRKC5 genome:
CTTCTGAGAACTTCTTTACGATATCCTCTTCTCTGGTAACACTTCTGGAATTGCAGATAATACCTGACAGTGGAGTGTTTATCTTAATAAGCCCCCTGCAGATATTATTTGCAGCATAGAGTGGCATGTATTCACCTGATGTGAGAATATAAGCCTGATTAACAAGTCCTTTGCGTATAGGTGCAACAAACCCACCGCACACAATGTCTCCAGGAACATCGTAGATGATAAGATCCATATCATCTATGGAAGTGCATACTTTTCTCAGTTTCTGTATAGCAACAATTATACCACGACCGGCACATCCGATACCAGGCTCAGGACCGCCGACTTCCACGCATTTTACACCCTTGTAACCTTCATGAACAATATCTTTCTCAGTGACATCAAGCTTCTGCCTCAGAAGGTCCAGAATTGTTGGTATCCTCTTGCCACCAAGAAGCGTAATGGATGAATCACTTTTCGGGTCACACCCAATAATCATAACTTTATAGCCTTCATCAGCACAGGCGGCTGCAACATTTGAAGCAGTACTGGATTTGCCGATACCGCCTTTACCGTAAATGGCTATCCTTTTCTGTGCCATCAAACAGCCTCCGAATTCCTTTCCAGCATATCTTTTGCAACTTCTCGTATCGTTGCTCCGAACTCGGATTCAACAATGTTGTTCACTCCAAGTGTCTTTGGATGCAGATCGATCTCTACAATAACATTTTCATGTCCCATTTCCTTTAATGGAATAACCTGTCTGGGCCCATTGGTAACGGATATAACTTCCATTTCCTGGAGGTTGTCCATGGGTATTGCATGAGGTACACCAGTGATAACAGCAAAGTCAAAGTCGCTGTACTTTTCAGTGATCAGTCCACTGACCTTTTCACCAGTAATCGGGTACTCATCCATACCCCCGATGTTCTCATGGATTGTGATTCCTTTTTCCGTGAAGTCATCCATTATGGACTTTGCATGGTGGCGCACCCGAGGAAGACCAAGGGTATCGTCCACATTTGCCATATTGATGACATTATCTTCCATGCCAAGCTGTGAAGCCACTTCATTAATGGCGACGGTGATGTCAGCGAACATATAACCAGTCTCCTTCTTAGCATTCATAATAGTGAGACAACGTTTACCCTCTTTCAAATAGTCGATAACCTTCTCAGCTACCTTGTACTTCAGATCTCCACGTGAAGGAGTCAGGTATTCCCTGCTTGCTGCACCGTGGCGTTTCTCAACATTTGTTGCTTCCTCAAGAAGGATCTTCTGCCTTCCAAGTTCCTCCGGATCAATGATGCCTGCATCACATGCAGATTCCAGTGCTATCAAAACACCTTTGGTATTATTAGGATATCCTGCATGCACTTCCACCTCAATGACAGGTACATCCAGATTTGCATCCTGGACAGGTTCACGAAGTTCTTCACCAATGATCATACTGGCACATGTTCCTACAACACCGATGAGCTTTGGATTGAACATCTCATTTACCTTGGTAAGCAAAGATGAGAGTTCATCGCGTCCTCCAAAGACAAAGCCATTCTCATCAAGGGCAGTGGTAACAACATGGATCCCGTCTTCTTCAAGAAGTCTTGCGTGTTTGAATGAGCAGCCAGGTGGACCGTGAAGTATAGCAACATCAACATTCAGGTCACGTAACGTGTACAACGCAGCCACGATAGAACTGGGCCGCGGGTGTATTATTGAGATATCGTTTTCCGCCATATCGATCCCTTTTATTTTCTACTAGAGTAATCTAATTAGTATAATTGTTAAATTTCGTATTAAATAGTATACTTAAAGTATAGGTGTTTTCTGCACTATCTAGTTCTTTATCGTATAAAAGCACTAATCATAACAAAAAAACAGAGGATAAAATAAAGATAAAATCAATTATAAAAGGAGCTTGTATCACCTGAAACATTTCACACACGACAATATAATATCACTTTGTGAAGAGACTTCAAGTGCCGTTTCAAGCCCTTCCCCTATTCCGGGAGCATATGCAACATTTACCCCACCTATCCCCTGCATCCTTTCACCCACTAGTATCAACTGTCCTATATCATTACCACGCCTCATGACAAACTCTGAAACCTTCTCAGGGGGAAGACCTTCACAAACCTGGGCAGCTTCTTCCCCAAGCACCATTATAATTCTTTTGGACTCGGTCTTACTTTTATTCAAAGCATAATCCAATGAGCTTTCTGCTGAGCGTATATCCATGCCGGAATTGGAATTATCAATTAGCTTTCTTCCGGAAAGTTCCTTCTCCTGCATCCTTCCCTGCAAACCTTCAAAAGAGCCAATGACTTTGGATATATCCTTTGTAGATACTCCCATCCACATTGCCACGGAAACTGAAGCTGCAAAAGCAGTCGCATATGACCTGTAATTGTAACTGGACGATAGTGGTGAGGTAAAACTAACATCTCTGTGATCCATAACTAAAGAGTCGTCCTCAAAATTAAGCTTAAGATCAGCGTTCACTTCTGCAGAATCACTGAACGTGAAAAACGTCCTGCCATTTTCCCCTGCCTTAGCCACTGCCTTACAATCCCTTGCATTCAGGAAGAATACCTCTTCTGGTTTGCATTGGGAAAGTGCCCCCATCTTGGAATCGCTTGCATCAGAAGTTGAAGCCGCTATCCTGTAATCAGGTTCCAATGTGGTAATTATCCCCACATCAGCAAATCCGGTCAGACCTATTGAAATTTCAAGAATATAGCAATCTGCAGCAATATCTAACTCAGCCAGCATGTCAACTGCAAGCAATATGCTTCCGGGAGCTATGCTTAAACCAAGGTGAACTGTACTGGAATGTCCCTGTTCCCACAATTCAAGGCCTCTGGAAGTATGGAGTATGACCTTCATCTTCCTTGAAAGCATTTCAGCAAGTAGGGATGCAGAACTTGTTTTGGCTTTTGAACCTGTTATCTCGATCACAGTAGCACCATCAAGAACACCAGTCATGGACAATATCAAACCCACGGCTTTGTGATGGGTAATGATATCAATGCCCTTTTCCCTGGCATCTGCGAGCATGGCATATTCCGGATCCAGATGCGCAGGACTTACTATAAGCTCGAATCCAGCAACATGTATAGGGTCCTTTGAAGTTAATATACCATAATCGGATTCCATTTTTGAGAGAATATCCTCGTCCACGGTCCCGTAAACATCTATTGCTGTCACATTGTAACCAAGGCCAGCAAATTTTTCTGCGATGATAATGCCTGCATGCGTCAGGTCAAGAACTGCAACGTTGGTATGATCTAACATAGTACCAGTATGATATAGAATTTAAAAGAGAAAAAATAAGTTAAAGATAATAATGAAAAAAAGAGAATAGAAAGAACTCAGTTCTTTCCATCGTCTGCTTCATCATCCTTATAACTGTCAGAACCTACCATTGCAGCAGCAATTGAATCGATACCATCGAGCCATTCTGCAACAAGACCGTAAGGAACTTCTTCCATTACTTTTTCAGTGAGCTCTTTACCACTGATAACAAGAGCACCGATCTCTGCAACTGCGCCAAGAGCAATCTCGATGTCATCAGAAGCTTCTGCTTCAATAGCAACCTTTACAAGGTCTGCGATATCAACACTGTTGTCATAGTCACCATTTAAATAAGCCTCACATGCTGCAAAACCACCCATGAGAGATGCCTGAAGAGAATCGATCATCATATCTGCATCCTCGGAGATAGAGTCTATTTCCGCAAGTGCGACATCCCTTATCTGTGCAACATACTCCAATGCAGACTCCGGAGATACCTGCTTCTTTTCACATTTTGCAATTATCTTCAAACATGCAAGGACAATATCATCCTCCATGTTAACAAAGATAGCTCCTTCCTTACCCTGCGGTTCGTCGGACTCATCAAATTTGAAATCGCTTTCTTTTACCTGATTGATCCAGTTATTCCAGCGTTCTGCTGTGTAAAAATCATGATGTAACACATCACCGTCCTTCCCTGCCATATAATTACCTCTGTATGATAGTATAAATTTAATATTTCAGCTTATTATTACGAATTGCTTTTTATATAAAAGATGTTCGCAACGAAACTATACTTTTAGTTCCACCATTTTAAGAGAACATCCTGAAACCATGTCCTCATCCATAGGACCAAGTACCTTAACAACTGTACATTTGTCCCCTTCCTTAAGACCTTCGGGATAAAAGATGTCATAAACACTGTCATCGAAAGTCTGGCATTTTGGGTGTTCGTAGCTAATCTTAGAACCTTCCACTGCCTTGCGGGACTCAATCGCCGCAACGATCGGGGAACTTTCAACATCAACAGTCAGCACTCCACTATCATGAATGAAACATTCGTGAACTGTATCGCTTCTGACCTTTGCAACACGATACTTGCGACCAGGTACAAGATTCAAACAGGTACGCCTCAGCTTGCATTTCTTACATTCACGGGACTCACCCATAAATATGAAATCCTCGCCTTCTTTTGCAAGCCTTGAACCAATAAGTGTAATGGTAGTATTATTATCTGTCATATAAATCACCTTGATCAATTGAATTTAGCTATCCTACTATGAAATAACTTTTGTTAAGCGTGCGACTTTCTCTGCAGCCTCGGAAGTAAGACCTGCACCAAGTATTGTATATCTCTCAGGACGTATCTCATGTGCAACTAGAAGCGCCTCTAATATATACCTATCTTCAATTCCAAGTTCTTTAGCAGTAGTCGGGGCTCCTATTACCTCCAGGCATTCCTTTATTGTCTTCCAGTCACCACCGTGCAGGTACATCATCATTATGGTACCTACGCCACATTGTTCACCATGGAGAGCCGTGTTTGGGACGAGCATATCAAGTGCATGGCTGAACATGTGTTCCGAACCGGAAGCTGGTCTGGATGAACCCGCTATGCTCATTGCAACCCCACTTGAGACAAGCGCCTTGACAACTATCCTCACTGAACTTTCCAGTTCGGGTTTAATATCTTCAGGAGAATCCATCAAGATCTGTGCCGTCATTCTGGAAAGAGCTGCTGAATACTCACTAAACGGTTCGTTCCTCAACCTGTGGGCAAGTTCCCAATCAAGGACCGCAGTATAGTTTGAGATTATATCCCCGCAACCTGCAGCAAGCAAACGGTAAGGCGCACTGGCTATTATATGGGTATCCGCTATCACAGCCATGGGAGCATTTACCTCGATTGATGTTTTTTTTCCCTTGTCGTGTATTGAAGCCCTAGAAGATACAATGCCATCATGTGATGCAGCTGTAGGGACACTTATGAAGGGAAGATCGAGCTGTGTGGCGGCAAGTTTCGCCACATCTATGGATTTACCGCTTCCGACTCCGATCAAGTATTTAGAATTTGATTCCTTCGCCTGTGCAGCCGCTTTTTTGACTTCGGCCATGGATGCTTCTTTTGAAACTGTGATAGATGGGTCGTAACCACATTCAGACAGCAGGTCAAATACAACATCTCCTGCTATCTTCTTAGTATTGTTTCCCGTAACAATAAAAGCACCTTCCCTAAGTTTCAGGTCATCGCAAACATCCTTCATGTCATAGATAACATCAGGACCTACAACAACATCCCTTGGTAATTGCATCCATTTTTTCTTGCCTATTGTCGGGATCACTCATATACCTGCCAAAAACTGAATAATTAAATTTTTAATAATCAAATACTATCAAGCATTAGCTGCAAATAGGAACATGACTTGATTTGGGAAATTTCTTTTGATATATTAGGTACTTCCCATAAGCTATTAAATATTAGTTGTATTTAGGATATTCCTATATTATGCTACTGCTGTGATTATAATGCCATTAATAGATAAAGTTACCCGATTCATTAACGATTATTACATAGACCCCATTCTTCATGATAGTGGTTACAATATCGTTAATACAGTTACATGGGCGATATTGCTGGGAATATGTATTTTCGGCGTTGTAAAGTTGTTGAAAAAACTGGATATAGAGATAGATGACAGGTTCACAGTATCTGTTATTCCTTTCATCCTTGCGGGTTCATCCCTCAGGGTTATAGAAGATACGGGAATCCTGACCGCCCCTATAAGTTACCTGTTCATAACCCCAAATATCTATTTTGTTGTATTTGCAATAACAGTGTTCTTCCTGGTCCTTTCAAAATGGATCGTGAAGTTAAATGGAACAGGAGATTATCGAAAGAACTTTGCAGGTTTTGGACTCGCATGGTTCCTTGTGAACCTCACAATCCTGTCCTATCTTGAAGACATGATACTCCCATGGGTGCCTGTTTTTGTCGTATGCGCAGCAAGCCTGATAGTATATTTTACAAAATTCGTATTCGACCGTATAGGTTTTGACCTGCTCAAAAGTAAGATCAATATAGCAATACTCTGGGTTCACCTTATGGATGCATCTTCAACTATTGCAGGAATTGATTTTCTCGGATATTACGAAAAGCATGTAGTACCATCATACCTTATCGACCTTACAGGCACTGCATTTGTGATGTATCCGTTAAAACTATCTATATTCATCCCGGTACTGTATATACTGGATAATCATTTTGACGAGGACGAAGAATCACAGACATTAAAGACCTTCCTTAAACTAGTCATCATAGTCCTTGGATTATCACCTGCATGCAGGAACACTATCAGGATGGCATTTGGGGTTTAAGCCAATGCATAATGAAAACACAAAAGAGGCATTCAGGACATACATTGATGAGCTGATACCTTTCGTATGGATCAGTCTTTTATTTTTTGTATTGTCAACTATTGCAGGTTACGCCTATTACACAATTGAACCTTCATACGCATTGAATTCACTTAGCGGGCTGGAAGAACTCGCAGAAATGCTTCAGGGCCTTTCTGCTTTTGAGATTATGCTGCTTATTTTTGTGAATAATTCTGTGAAAATGTTCTTCTCGATACTGCTTGGTTTCGCCCTGGGTATAATTCCCTTTGGATTTTTGGTGCTGAACGGCTTTATTCTGGGAGTATTCGCACATTATCAGGCAGTTGAAAGTGGAACCCTGTTTGTGATCGCAGGCCTGACACCCCATGGTATCATAGAGATACCCATGCTGATAATATCATCTGCAGTTGGAATGAAGATAGGATACGTGGCACTAAATACCATCCGCTCACAGCCTGCTGACCTTAAGGGAGAGATTATCAGGGGAATTAAATTCTACCTGCACTGGTTGTTCCCACTCATATTACTTGCAGCTATTATAGAGACTTTCATAACACCCGTGATAATTTATCTGGTGGCTGGAATTTGAAATTCCAAACAAAGCATTTTGACGTGAACAGATTTATTAATACTAAATACAATGTCTGGAAAAAAATCGAGGACATATAATGATAGACAGAAAAGAGATCGCAGAGATCATTGAAGATTATGACATGGACAAGGTCAAGATAGGTGCTGTTGCATCACACTCGGCACTTGATGTCTTTGATGGCGCAATTGAAGAGAACTTCAGGACATATGCAGTCTGCCAGCAAGGCCGTGAAAAGACATACACAGACTACTTCAAGTCACAGAGGGACAGCAACGGCAACGTCGTGCGAGGTATTGTGGACGAACACATATTATTGAACAAGTTCAGCGAAACCACAAAACCAGAGATCCAGAAAAAACTGGTTGAGGAGAATGTGCTTTTCATACCCAACCGTTCCTTTACATCATACTGTGGCATCGATGAAGTGGAAAATGATTTCAAGGTACCTCTTGTTGGAAGCAGGAACATGCTTCGCAGTGAAGAACGGGGCATGGACCGCGATTATTACTGGCTCCTTGAGAAGGCAGGATTGCCCTTCCCTGAGAGGATCAATGACCCTCAGGACATAGAGGAACTTGTAATGGTAAAGCTCCCTCACGCAGTTAAGAAACTCGAAAGAGGATTCTTCACCGCAGGAACCTATAAGGAATATCAGCAAAAAGCACAATCTCTCCTGAAACAGGGAGTTATCACCCAGGATGCACTTGACAATGCAAGGATCGAGCGCTACGTGATAGGACCTGTGTTCAACTTTGACATGTTCTATTCACCTCTCGAGACAGAGATGAACAAGCTTGAGATCCTTGGTATTGATTGGCGCTTTGAGACAAGTCTGGATGGACATGTACGTCTGTCTGCACCACAGCAGATGACACTTGCAGAGCACCAGCTTACACCTGAATATACAGTATGTGGTCACAACTCCGCAACTCTCAGGGAATCACTCCTTGAAGAAGTGTTCAGGCTCTCTGAGAAATACATAGAGGCTGCAAGCAAATATTACGACCCGGGAGTAATCGGTCCATTCTGTCTGCAAACCTGTGTTGACAAAGACCTGAATTTCTACATATATGATGTAGCACCAAGAGTTGGTGGCGGAACAAATGTACACATGTCGGTCGGACACCCATACGGAAACACCACATGGAGAAGACCAATGAGCACAGGTCGCCGTGTTGCCCACGAGATCAGAAGGGCTATTGAGACCGATCAGCTCGACAAGATAATAACATAAACGATCTTTTTTGTAATGGTCTGGACAGTTAAGTTCAGACTTTCTTTAATTTTTCAGTTTGCATCAACATGAATTAATATACAGAAGTAAATAAAAGTCTTTTTATACAACTGTGTGCATACTATCATGCGCATGGAAATCAACAGGGTTCCAACAGGAATCTATGAACTTGACGAAATACTCGAAGGTGGGTATCCTTCACAACAGGGCATTCTGATAAGTGGACCCCCTGGATCGGGAAAAAGTATCCTTGCAACTCATTTTCTTCACAGGTCATGCAAAGACGGAAAAAAATGTATGCTAATGCTCACCCAGGTTAACGTTGAGAGTTACCTTGAACAGGCTTTGAGCATAGGAATTGATTTTCAGACTTGCATTGACAAAGGAACCCTGCTTATTACTAAATCATTTGAAACCCGCACGAACAAAATATATAATGCTGAAAGACACGGAACAGGAATAGGATTCCTTGAAAAGGATTGTGTCCAGAACGTACAGGATATACCTGATGACGTAGAGATCGTAGTAATAGACAATCTTGACATGTTGTCCCTTTATCACAGCACAGAAGATTTTGCGGACAAGTTCTTTGCTATAAATGACATCCTATTCGCTAAAAAATGTACAACACTTTTTTTAATAGGTCAGGAAGACTCTAAGACAAAACATGCTATTGCACAGCACACGTCTTTTGGGAACATTGAACTTTATACGGACCGTGATCCTGCAACCGGAAGAGGTATGCGTCAAATGTATATTCCAAAAATGAGATGTACCTATCTTTCACTTGACCCCCTTAATTTCAAGATAACAAAAGAAGGTATAAAAATAGAGAAGATATTCCAGAGGGATGAGATCATAAAAGATGCCCTCAATGCTTTTGTTTGAGAACTGTAAATTCAGGCCCTATCTTCTATGTACTCTTTTTCGTAGTAAGCTATATACACCATTAAAAGAATAAGAACTGTTTTGCCATACTATAGGCATTTGTACTTTCTGTTTTGTTCGAAATCATTTAAATATGATTAGTCGAATGATACACCACAATCTAAACAGATAATATATTAAACTTATACTGAAGTTATTACGCTTTTAGAATATTGCCCAACCGGGAGGGAAATCAAAAATTGAGTCAACCTTGTGTTAATATCGGCATGGTAGGTCATGTCGACCACGGAAAAACCACACTTGTCAGCGCGCTGTCAGGAGTCTGGACAGACACGCACAGCGAAGAGCTGAAGCGTGGAATATCTATAAGGCTAGGATACGCCGATGCCACGTTCAGAAAATGCCCCAACTGCCCCGAACCTCAGTGTTATACTGTAGCAAACACTTGTGAGGGATGTAGTGAGCCATCTGAAGAGCTAAGGACAGTGTCATTTGTAGATGCGCCAGGTCACGAGACATTGATGGCAACTATGCTATCAGGTGCAGCTATAATGGATGGTGCAATGCTTGTTATTGCAGCAAACGAGACATGTCCACAGCCCCAGACAAAAGAACACCTGATGGCATTGAACATCATAGGCATCAAGAACATTGTCATTGTGCAGAACAAGATCGATCTTGTACCCAAAGAAAAGGTTATTGAACATTATCACCAGATAAAAGAATTCGTTAAGGGTACTGTTGCCGAAGATGCCCCAATTGTGCCAATATCAGCACAGCAAAATATAAACATCGATGCACTTATCATGACGATGGAAGAAATGATTCCAGCGCCTGTGCATAAGAGTGACAAACCACCTCACATGCTTATTGCAAGATCTTTTGACATTAACAAACCAGGAACCCCTATTAAGAATATAACTGGCGGAGTCATTGGTGGAACACTCACAGAAGGAGTCCTGCATCCCAACGATGAACTAGAGATCAGACCTGGCAGGAAAGTAGAAAGTGACGGAACTACCAGATGGGTACCTATTAAAACAAAAGTATCAATGGTTATTGCTGGCAAGGATGATGTGGAAGAAGCAACCCCTGGAGGACTTCTTGCAGTCGGTACAAGCCTTGACCCTACACTTACTAAGAGTGATTCGCTTACAGGACAGGTTGCAGGTCTGCCAGAAACTTTGCCACCAATCCACGATGATTTAAAACTAGAACTACATCTGCTTGAAAGAGTAGTTGGAGTATCTGATGAGGAGGAGATCGGTCCTATTAAGACAAGCGAGCCACTTATGCTGAATGTAGGTACAGCTACTACAGTAGGAGTAGTTACCAGTGCACGTAAGGACATCGCAGAGGTCAAGTTGAAGAGACCTGTATGCGCAGAGATCGGTTCCACTGTGGCTATCAGTAGACGTGTAGGCTCACGCTGGAGACTCATAGGCGTAGGAGTTATCGCGACTTGAAGGTAATTATTGATACAAATGCATTGATGATACCTGTTCAGTTCAATGTTGATATTTTCGAAGAGTTGAAAAGACTGGGATATGACACATATCTCGTCCCTACAGCAGTTATCAACGAACTGGATATCCTGATAAAGAATCTCAAAGGCGGAGACAGAACAGCTGCAAAGGTTGCGCGAGCAATGGCAGATAGGTGTGAGATAATCCAGGCAGACGGACATGCAGATGATGTCATCCTGGACCTTGCTATCAGTCATGCGGCATCTGTGCTCACCAATGACATAGGGTTACGGAAAAGATTGAAAAAAAGAGATGTACCCGCCATATGCCTGCGACAGAAGAACAGGCTTGAGATAATATCATAACAGGATAATTATAGATTAATTTAAAATCATATAAGTTGTTAAAGGCTAATTATACAGGATTATTGGAGTTAGTCACCATGTACAAAAAGATGAAGCTTGCCGATACAATTCGCGTTGCACCCGACCTTTTAGGCAAGGACGTTAATGAAAATGTCAAGAATGCCTTGAGACATAAACTTGAAGGCAGGATTGACAAGGAGCTAGGAGCCATCGTTGCCATTACACAGATAAACGAGATAGGAGAAGGACATATTCTCGTAGGCGATGGTGCTGTATATTACGACGCGGTCTTTGAGGCAATAGTATTCGTACCAACTATCCAGGAAGTAATAGAAGGAGAAGTTGTTGAAACTGTTGATTTTGGAGCATTTGTAAGTATCGGAGCTATGGACGGACTCCTTCACGTGAGCCAGGTCACTGATGACTTCATGTCATATGACGGTAAGAATGGAAGACTGGTCAGCAAAGCAGGCGGCAGGTCACTTGCTGAAGGCGATAAGATCAGGGCACGTATAGTTGCGGTAAGTATCAATGAAAGAGACCCAAGGGAAAGTAAAATTGGACTGACC
Encoded proteins:
- a CDS encoding translation initiation factor IF-2 subunit gamma — encoded protein: MSQPCVNIGMVGHVDHGKTTLVSALSGVWTDTHSEELKRGISIRLGYADATFRKCPNCPEPQCYTVANTCEGCSEPSEELRTVSFVDAPGHETLMATMLSGAAIMDGAMLVIAANETCPQPQTKEHLMALNIIGIKNIVIVQNKIDLVPKEKVIEHYHQIKEFVKGTVAEDAPIVPISAQQNINIDALIMTMEEMIPAPVHKSDKPPHMLIARSFDINKPGTPIKNITGGVIGGTLTEGVLHPNDELEIRPGRKVESDGTTRWVPIKTKVSMVIAGKDDVEEATPGGLLAVGTSLDPTLTKSDSLTGQVAGLPETLPPIHDDLKLELHLLERVVGVSDEEEIGPIKTSEPLMLNVGTATTVGVVTSARKDIAEVKLKRPVCAEIGSTVAISRRVGSRWRLIGVGVIAT
- a CDS encoding DUF63 family protein, with the protein product MPLIDKVTRFINDYYIDPILHDSGYNIVNTVTWAILLGICIFGVVKLLKKLDIEIDDRFTVSVIPFILAGSSLRVIEDTGILTAPISYLFITPNIYFVVFAITVFFLVLSKWIVKLNGTGDYRKNFAGFGLAWFLVNLTILSYLEDMILPWVPVFVVCAASLIVYFTKFVFDRIGFDLLKSKINIAILWVHLMDASSTIAGIDFLGYYEKHVVPSYLIDLTGTAFVMYPLKLSIFIPVLYILDNHFDEDEESQTLKTFLKLVIIVLGLSPACRNTIRMAFGV
- a CDS encoding UPF0179 family protein, whose translation is MTDNNTTITLIGSRLAKEGEDFIFMGESRECKKCKLRRTCLNLVPGRKYRVAKVRSDTVHECFIHDSGVLTVDVESSPIVAAIESRKAVEGSKISYEHPKCQTFDDSVYDIFYPEGLKEGDKCTVVKVLGPMDEDMVSGCSLKMVELKV
- a CDS encoding NAD(P)-dependent glycerol-1-phosphate dehydrogenase, whose product is MQLPRDVVVGPDVIYDMKDVCDDLKLREGAFIVTGNNTKKIAGDVVFDLLSECGYDPSITVSKEASMAEVKKAAAQAKESNSKYLIGVGSGKSIDVAKLAATQLDLPFISVPTAASHDGIVSSRASIHDKGKKTSIEVNAPMAVIADTHIIASAPYRLLAAGCGDIISNYTAVLDWELAHRLRNEPFSEYSAALSRMTAQILMDSPEDIKPELESSVRIVVKALVSSGVAMSIAGSSRPASGSEHMFSHALDMLVPNTALHGEQCGVGTIMMMYLHGGDWKTIKECLEVIGAPTTAKELGIEDRYILEALLVAHEIRPERYTILGAGLTSEAAEKVARLTKVIS
- the cfbC gene encoding Ni-sirohydrochlorin a,c-diamide reductive cyclase ATP-dependent reductase subunit, yielding MMAQKRIAIYGKGGIGKSSTASNVAAACADEGYKVMIIGCDPKSDSSITLLGGKRIPTILDLLRQKLDVTEKDIVHEGYKGVKCVEVGGPEPGIGCAGRGIIVAIQKLRKVCTSIDDMDLIIYDVPGDIVCGGFVAPIRKGLVNQAYILTSGEYMPLYAANNICRGLIKINTPLSGIICNSRSVTREEDIVKKFSEEIGSKLMAFIPKEQIVQDCERDGFSVLEKAPDSPVAGVYRELAHTIMSNEGSVMPSALEDERLRELTR
- a CDS encoding formate--phosphoribosylaminoimidazolecarboxamide ligase family protein, with protein sequence MIDRKEIAEIIEDYDMDKVKIGAVASHSALDVFDGAIEENFRTYAVCQQGREKTYTDYFKSQRDSNGNVVRGIVDEHILLNKFSETTKPEIQKKLVEENVLFIPNRSFTSYCGIDEVENDFKVPLVGSRNMLRSEERGMDRDYYWLLEKAGLPFPERINDPQDIEELVMVKLPHAVKKLERGFFTAGTYKEYQQKAQSLLKQGVITQDALDNARIERYVIGPVFNFDMFYSPLETEMNKLEILGIDWRFETSLDGHVRLSAPQQMTLAEHQLTPEYTVCGHNSATLRESLLEEVFRLSEKYIEAASKYYDPGVIGPFCLQTCVDKDLNFYIYDVAPRVGGGTNVHMSVGHPYGNTTWRRPMSTGRRVAHEIRRAIETDQLDKIIT
- a CDS encoding DUF2150 family protein, producing MAGKDGDVLHHDFYTAERWNNWINQVKESDFKFDESDEPQGKEGAIFVNMEDDIVLACLKIIAKCEKKQVSPESALEYVAQIRDVALAEIDSISEDADMMIDSLQASLMGGFAACEAYLNGDYDNSVDIADLVKVAIEAEASDDIEIALGAVAEIGALVISGKELTEKVMEEVPYGLVAEWLDGIDSIAAAMVGSDSYKDDEADDGKN
- the cfbE gene encoding coenzyme F430 synthase; this encodes MLDHTNVAVLDLTHAGIIIAEKFAGLGYNVTAIDVYGTVDEDILSKMESDYGILTSKDPIHVAGFELIVSPAHLDPEYAMLADAREKGIDIITHHKAVGLILSMTGVLDGATVIEITGSKAKTSSASLLAEMLSRKMKVILHTSRGLELWEQGHSSTVHLGLSIAPGSILLAVDMLAELDIAADCYILEISIGLTGFADVGIITTLEPDYRIAASTSDASDSKMGALSQCKPEEVFFLNARDCKAVAKAGENGRTFFTFSDSAEVNADLKLNFEDDSLVMDHRDVSFTSPLSSSYNYRSYATAFAASVSVAMWMGVSTKDISKVIGSFEGLQGRMQEKELSGRKLIDNSNSGMDIRSAESSLDYALNKSKTESKRIIMVLGEEAAQVCEGLPPEKVSEFVMRRGNDIGQLILVGERMQGIGGVNVAYAPGIGEGLETALEVSSQSDIILSCVKCFR
- a CDS encoding ATPase domain-containing protein, which gives rise to MRMEINRVPTGIYELDEILEGGYPSQQGILISGPPGSGKSILATHFLHRSCKDGKKCMLMLTQVNVESYLEQALSIGIDFQTCIDKGTLLITKSFETRTNKIYNAERHGTGIGFLEKDCVQNVQDIPDDVEIVVIDNLDMLSLYHSTEDFADKFFAINDILFAKKCTTLFLIGQEDSKTKHAIAQHTSFGNIELYTDRDPATGRGMRQMYIPKMRCTYLSLDPLNFKITKEGIKIEKIFQRDEIIKDALNAFV
- the cfbD gene encoding Ni-sirohydrochlorin a,c-diamide reductive cyclase catalytic subunit, yielding MAENDISIIHPRPSSIVAALYTLRDLNVDVAILHGPPGCSFKHARLLEEDGIHVVTTALDENGFVFGGRDELSSLLTKVNEMFNPKLIGVVGTCASMIIGEELREPVQDANLDVPVIEVEVHAGYPNNTKGVLIALESACDAGIIDPEELGRQKILLEEATNVEKRHGAASREYLTPSRGDLKYKVAEKVIDYLKEGKRCLTIMNAKKETGYMFADITVAINEVASQLGMEDNVINMANVDDTLGLPRVRHHAKSIMDDFTEKGITIHENIGGMDEYPITGEKVSGLITEKYSDFDFAVITGVPHAIPMDNLQEMEVISVTNGPRQVIPLKEMGHENVIVEIDLHPKTLGVNNIVESEFGATIREVAKDMLERNSEAV
- a CDS encoding stage II sporulation protein M, with product MHNENTKEAFRTYIDELIPFVWISLLFFVLSTIAGYAYYTIEPSYALNSLSGLEELAEMLQGLSAFEIMLLIFVNNSVKMFFSILLGFALGIIPFGFLVLNGFILGVFAHYQAVESGTLFVIAGLTPHGIIEIPMLIISSAVGMKIGYVALNTIRSQPADLKGEIIRGIKFYLHWLFPLILLAAIIETFITPVIIYLVAGI